DNA sequence from the Oreochromis niloticus isolate F11D_XX linkage group LG8, O_niloticus_UMD_NMBU, whole genome shotgun sequence genome:
TCTAATTCACCGCAGGttctgtaatggaatttctttcacttatgtactaatcacattattttattgtataatgccttggtgccactgattttaacatgtctgacacccatacagtaagacaaatggtgggggtctatttaggaagttgggggaagcagacaactccacaggagggagtcttttgtctctccaaggactctgggaggtagaaAGGGGGTGtaaaccttaaggtgtgaaacaactgtgtactgccttttgttcctggagaaggtatttaactgagagccacactaggctcagtgagactctgctgaccctgccccgtggtcatgcaggctctccaccaagcttggttttctgttctttgtgtgttttgattaaagaacgttagctaccgctcaccgctcatctgcaggctttatttaagtggaaaacttccacaacagttcACTTTTATTTGCAAAATTTTTTCTCATCTGGATCAGTGGAGACTGACATCAGTGGCATCAGTCAGCTGAGAGGATCTACTTACACAGCTAAGGCCATCAGACATGTTGTGTGAGGGATGCAATAATAATTATGATGCACTACAGCTGACTTATTGTCCAGATGATTTTCTTTCTGTGAATCTCACCACACTAGGTACTGTGTGACTAATGCAAGACTTTCAAAAGACAGATTTGGGTTTTGAAGAATTATTTCCACAGACTTGATGAGGCATAACCAAGGCTAAGTTCAAATACTTGCATTAGCTGGATTTGTAAAGTGCAAAAATATCTACAATACTGAAAGATGACACAAAAATGATGCATGTtgagataataataatacatgcaATTTAACCATGACAATAATCTGCActataaaaagctgttttgtgttgaaagtagatttttttttcacttggcTGGGAAAATGTTTTCATCCCACAAAGAGGTTCCAGACCAAATGTGAAGAAGGTCTTGATAGTAATTACTGATGGACAATCCCATGATCGTTATGATCTGGGAAGTGCAGCACAACTAGCAGAGAGCAAAAACATTATTCAATTTGCTATTTGGGTAAGTACTTCCATTATATAAACCTGGAGAATGCTGAGTTTCatactgatgatgtgtttcaGTCAACCATCAGAATAAATTCCCAAGATTCTACACTATATTGAGAAAAGTACAGGTTTCTCACAATgactgttttctacagtcattgtgtgaaaagattttgtttattattcaaatatgctttgcttgtaacTGTGTAAAACCTCTGAATGATAtgttgtgattgtgtaaactctgaatgacgattcactctgataaacatgaagccttgcctatgcttatcaaatgcctgtgaagacaagttcctgtgtaaagaagaacggaaaatgccacttaagcagacgtttagtatagtacggagagaatgtttagtaagatatgcatttgtcagttaagcaatctatattctgagaactggcggagactgcctccgcccTGTtgtgcctatataacctgcaataaagaagtgtactggGTGACTCTCATTAGAGACGttcaccccatgtacatgtgattgattatattgtctcactgtgtctctgttttactttggcagccttctatttgggagatttcctccaacatttcttggtccttcgagccggatgagacagcctatttaaagcagctctcacagaaggcgcctcaccaggtcccgccggtgcgagaagcccacgttgaaGTCTGCTGGCAGCTCACGCACTAGACGCGTGATTAAAATCCAAGAGCGTAAATTCGGGTCTTGGTCAACGTTTTACAAGCggtccgcaccgtcgggggctgatcaggtgcatctgaagaaaccagcgccaaggtaagacagactactttgagataataaaggtttgcgcAAAAAACGAAAACGAAACTTAAAAGAAATAGACTCGTCCAAGAGAGACTGGAAGCATTAAAGCTCGTCTTGAGGACTGGTAGTCAGCTCGCCCGCAGAGGGTtggaagcagtaaaataaatattgagctcGTCATAAGTGATTGGTAGCTCCCCGAAAGGGTAAAATAGGCCTAGCTCGCCCACAGTGGCTGGAAGCAGTACGCTCGCCTTAAGGGGCTGGTAGCGTGAACGCGCgttaaaactgtctgtcttttattgtctatttttgtggtggaataagttgatttctacagcacaataaggaggctgaactattccactgatttgtttactgttggtcgctgaagtactggtgaactgagaggaaggtcgtgttttatcacataaagttgacaccgcttttgagaatagctcaaaagtagaagggcgtgtcagccacctctctctgttctcgtgccagtgaaagcgccgcaggtgtgtgtgtattactaagcgctaaaagaagcataaactaataatgggtaataaaacaacaaaactcactgctgacgagcagtggctagaaaagaaatgtccaggcgccggacaaattagtgcatatagatggagaaatccaaagaaaactaaatgtcccacgtgagagggaaaatgtagcccctccgcattaactaaattataagaaaccctccaagcagaaataaatactgaaaaggaagctaaaaagaaatcaaagcatacacaagagttgtaatattttaaagcatggaaagaggaatgaagtggaataaacaaaaggttaaattaaggttaacttaaattaaagcaatgaaacaaaattgggaagacaaccaagctgaatgaatagaatgcgtgaaaccagataattcacacaaaatatatcaaataaaaaagagagatgcataaggcatattaaggctgtgtcattgttcagccaagggaAATGTCTCCaccttgggaaggtgtgaagctgcaggttcacacagacccgtgatggatacataataaaatataaactaatatactattgtatattagtagtaaagtagtgtattgtgatatactattgctgttataaaaaggaaaaacaatacaatgataacattaaatAGTGATatactattaataggaagaggcacctcagtcagttatgatgtgaggtggatgattgttaaaagtagtctgattcaagcttaaggtttgctcaaactcagtacaatgatatatgagatgaagaaaataaggaaataactacactaatcaggtgcatagagacacttgacctgcttgtaaacctgttaTCCTAGATGAGACTCTcttgagatgaagagcaaacctatactaacaactaataagtcaAGCCCtgaatacaacagctaaagctacaggtttgagaagctgaataaaatgaattaaatatgtggacactaccaagctgatgagcaagttacacataatgattaggcatatgatttactaatgcagatgtaataactttattctaaaattcaaggagaacaaacaagaacaacatcttcagttatgtcttgttgttgttctctgtgcagtgtgctgagttttgttttttgtttcttttgttttttgaaatgttgcttgagtgatgagtactgtaacttctgatgtagctctcaccatgtgtccttgatgatgataagtccagagccagctgagagctgggttatctgttttgttttatgtgacaaggctgagaaattaaaacttagtttcttgttttgaaaaaaaaaaggaaaaaaaaaagagagagaggcccctactctctgaatacaatattctcttcataactcagcagtatgaaatgtcatgaaatagtgtaactcactcacagtaaatcagcagtataggataatacaaacctatctaataaatctaatgattttcacattcttttaactaagaagtgtgatgcaaactaaaactacatactgattacacaagaagtatgatgtggcctacagcagtatcatgattcactcattttgattacaggtataatgtaatatatgacagcataataatctcacaactgctacaagcacatttgcctttcttaacacacgcgagtgaaaggcaactgttaagaaaatgcccttttgggtgagacaggcccagaggccctgcatgcaagtgtactaacacacatacatgcaatgaagagcagcttacattagagcacacactatatgtgcgcctctatatctcacattggtgttaaaacaggaaaaacttaatagttttgttatcaactgctgaatttacccactactgacatttaactctccagcttgcaggacaataggtgaaacgtttgtgaaaacagagaaggaaaaataaagacacagagagagtctggtatgaccaagcagtgaccagacaataaatttagttggtaatacaataaattgtgagatgctttctgcttgattgatgcaacacaagtaatttacatgggaggaaactcctcatgtgatgcgacatttagcaatttgcaagtgtgcagcacatcagaagaatgactatgaaattacaaagggaaacaattttactgacaaaggatgaacaaaaagcagctcccacagctgagcaaaggaaatggctgaaatgcagagcgaaactaagagatgacttgatgatttgtgaaggaaaaccaatacttccaaaatctctacacaaaacagcagccttagtgacacatggagttactctccatgcgtcaacaggagggataggagatataatctccaaaacacttttacactctaaatttcgaaacttcagcaaaagaatttgtcagaacatgcatgatttgtcaaaaacacaatgtacaaGGGAATCTTAGACCAAAAagaggtcattttcccacaccacctcatccctttcatacaatccacatgggttttattgagctaaatgaatgccaaggctcaaaatacgctctagtgatcatagatgtattctcaaaatggccagaaatctatccagtaaagaaagcagatgccatttcagtagcaaaatgcttatgtaaccattttattttcaatatatggcatccccactctgataagatcagacaatgggacacattttgttaatgaagtaatcagtaaggtctctgaagcactaggaaataaaacagagactgagaaaatgcatggaagaaacagggagaccatggcctgagtgtataggcctggtaaaaatgtggatgagactgacacaaagttcccAGAAACTCACAACttgaaattacttgaaaataaagagattgttctaaacaactctccagtatcttgcaggttgaaacagGGCGACTGGGTCCTGATCCGAGTTCTCCACAGAaagaattggagctcgccccATTGGGAAGGACCCTACCAAGTGCTCGTCACCACGCCAACcgcctgtaagatagcagaaagaccatcttggattcaccaaagccactgcaagaaagtgagtgacagcccagactcATAGACGCCGGCACCCCTACCCTCAGGCGATCTGACtggtgaagggagggctgatcgggtatatcccgccctctgcttcttgccagtagtctactcacctgAGGACCTAGGTGTGTTTGGTCGCCATGAAGACTCCTGTTGTCCTCGTGGCTGTCCTCCTACTCTCAGCAGGACTCCTCATGTTTCTAGAGGATGGTACAGAAAACGAACAGCACCATCTACGGACGAGATGGACGCATGACAATTCACAcctccgtgacatgacacaagaccacattcacccatggatgaataacgcatGGTACCGCTACGTACATGACAGAACTAAGGGAGAGCCTAATAACACTGCATGTTACGTCTGCTCCCACATGCCATGCACCTCGACACATCCCACCTTTTATGgaaactacatgaataaaacacaagccaagtgcgctgccagcttcgcgggcattggctatcaacataagaaaatcatcattgaTGAGACAAGCTCTGTCATCTATGCGCTTAACCTTCTTAGTATCTTTCAGGGACCACCCCGACACGAGGTAATCACCGTCGAAAACGCTGGACTTGACAACGGAACGTGTGACCAGctcttctggatcaacttcaacgtgacgaatcggaacacgtccattcacttcccagtgttcttggaccaaaccccagggaagaaccactccatgtgctaccgacaagacaacggtaacagacccctaggcaacaccaccaactgtaaccaaaccacagccaacggagagggcgcacctgtaaacacgtccgcgcccagcaacggcacctactgggtgcagggaatggcctggctgtgtggacaacgtgcctacttcatactgccacccggatggacgggcacctgtgccccaatcttcatttcagaccacaccttcaggatgtcagctgtaaatagCTCTCAGACTACAAGACAACGACGAGACGTCTCCACACTACAACCACATGATcccatctatggcagtgatgtgccagaggaatttaagctttggaccaccggacaaaaggtcctccactcactgtttccatgggtgggcaccggaaagaacatgttaagaattgaaactttggattaccgctttggactgttcctgaatgcctcgtgcaaaatcaacaatcaacaaaatgaagagattgatgccctgcgcataactgtgatgcaacaccgagtcgcactggacatgattctggctgaaaaaggaggactctgtatactctttaacaacacatgctgtacatacattccagataatgttcactcttccaacatgaccgacgccttacgcacgctgaaacaactcagggacgctcagcaacaggactatgtcacaaacactgaagattggcttacctggctgttgagtggttcctggaaatctcttttaataaaaggactggtttttgtaggagttcttctactcctactctgttgttttacttcttgtattttgccatgtgtacaatcaatgattaataaagttgttgcagttcatgtgcaggcatacctgacactgcccatggacgaagatgatgataatccacctgacactgaaatgctgtgatacaccaatgtatgacgtgctgattaaaaatgcgctgcaagaaatcatgcacagataataaaccaatggtgttttaactagtgtgaaagttaaacaacaggagggaaatgtgaaaagattttgtttattattcaaatatgctttgcttgtaacTGTGTAAAACCTCTGAATGATAtgttgtgattgtgtaaactctgaatgacgattcactctgataaacatgaagccttgcctatgcttatcaaatgcctgtgaagacaagttcctgtgtaaagaaGAACGGAAAattccacttaagcagacgtttagtatagtacggacagaatgtttagtaagatacgcatttgtcagttaagcaatctatattctgagaactggcggagactgcctccgcccTGTtgtgcctatataacctgcaataaagaagtgtactggGTGACTCTCATTAGAGACGttcaccccatgtacatgtgattgattatattgtctcactgtgtctctgttttactttggcagccttctatttgggagatttcCTCCAACACATTGGTTTCCCACCTGGGACATCCCCAGGAGCTGCTTGGCCATGGAAACCAATGCCATTAAGCTCCCAttgcacagtttttgtgctgatattGATAACAGAGGACGTTACTGAGTCAGCAGAGAATGTTTACCTGTGCTTTACCTGGTGCTATCTATAAATTTGATGATAATTGGGATAAAAATACAGTCCATAAACTTATGGACCATAACCTGTACTGAGCAAATCATGCTCCATAACAAttcaaacatttctttaataatACTAGGTGGGGAGTGCATTTACTTACAGTGCAGCAAAACAAGAAGTGGACACCACTGCATCGTATCCCTCAGACAATCATGTGTTTCAAGTGCAGAACTTCAATGCACTTGAAATAATAAGACAGTCTGCAGGACAAAATCTTCTCTATTGAAGGTACAAACATAGATGTATTTTTATAGCTATTGTGCAATTAAAAATGACACATATAGTATTACCTTTCATATGGTATTAACTCATCAATCTCATTTCAACTAATGATCAGGCACTTTTCTAATAAAGGGCAAAAATTCATTTGAAGTTACTACTTAAGTTagcataatgaaaaaaaattcttttaaagtggaatttgttGTACTGTGTCTCTCTTTTACCTtctcatttattttctgttacaGGATCTCAAACCAGTATCTAGCAATATTATCCCTTGAAATGTTCTTTATACGTTTTTTTTGTTCACTACCGACTTCTTGCCTTTACATATGTTATCTCCTTCTGCTGGTAATGCGGTAATACAACTTTTGCATGCAGTATTGCAACTACTGCATGTGCGTCCACTTCACAAAGCGTGAAGCAGACATCGTCTCAAAATGAAATGAGTAATTTATAACAGTAGCCTTGTTCTAAAAAATGATTTCCATGCAAAAAAGGAAATGACTACATTACCAGAACAGATGTATATACGTCAAGATTTGAAGCAACAGTTCGTAGTTAAGCAGTGCTAGCAAGATCAAATAGTTGAATGAGTTATGATGAATTGTATCGGTCATTCAACACTTCTGTTCAATTTGTTGTaatattacattaaaaataaatgttgttttctttcaaaaagTATATTTCTAAATGAGGTAAAACATTTGATGATTAGCGTCTTATAAAATATCAAATGTCAGTAGAGCAAAGGAAAGATTAGACTGTTGGGAAGTCTGACCTGCATTACCAAAAGGAGGACAGCTGTTGTACTAACTAAAAAGCCAAATGTTGTTTGCCACAtgtgcttttccttttttccagaTCAAGACCCATAGTAATGATTGAAGCTGAGGTGTTATTCAGCCCAAACCAAATCCCTACTCAGAATGTAGACTGCTCAAAACCATTGGAGAACACAGTTACAGTCTGCTTTACCATGAGCAGAGTGTCTACGATTGATCAAGGTTCTTTATTCTCCTCACCTTTTCAAAATCAAAATCCGTTTTCATCCGTTTTCATTTTTGAGTGTATGTACATTTGTAACATTTTAAACTCTGATTTATTCCAGCTCAAGCAAGAATTAATTATACATTTACACTGGATGCCACTCGCAAACCTCCAAACAACCGAGCTTATATTAGTGGGAAACAACGAGAGGAGTCTCCATCAGTCATTGTTGATTTAAGAACTCCAAACTGTTCAACTGTATACTTCTTTATTGAGGTAAAACAACATCAGAGAAAAAATGACATAACCAATAGATCAAACTCAATTTGGTGAACAGCAGATTTTGATTTCCATTTTGCTTTTAAGAGTTTTTCAACACTGAACCTAAATCTAACACTGCTGTCGTTTTGCAGGCCTGCCCAGACGATGCTCTCAATCAACTTTCCAATGAGCTCAAATTCACATTTGACGGTTTTCCTTCCAACACAAATCTCAGACCAAGTCTTGCTCAGCAGGCTCAGACAACAATAATTTATCCTGTAAATACCTTTAAAAATGTACTAActgtgtcatgatcctgggtcttttgacccagcgttttaagtttattttgatatttatggtttatgtttaagttcattagGTTATCtagttcatttgtttattagattccccttgaATATCCAACCCCTGTTAAGTCTCCCTtgtccttcatgtgtttcatgtctgtgtttcttATGTTGTCATGTTTGCGCTTCATTATAtttcccattttattttgaaagaggtCCTGTGTTCCTGTATTTTGTTTTACTCTTCCCCTATGGCATTGTTATGTTCATGTTGTGTCTACTGTGCCTTTCTGTCCCATGTTTCAGGTCCCTATattctgtctccccagtctgtTAAGTTTACATGTCTTGAGTTCAGTCAGTGTGTTATCTGTTTTACTTTCACAGACTGTGTCCTATGTTaatgtttctagttttgcttcccttgtctcgtcctgcctgattactcccagctgtgctctcctcctgtggcTCATTCCCCCTCGTTATCCcacagtgtatttaagccccatgtttctctttgtcagtgttgCGTCCTCCAACATAGCTGTGTgattctccctgtgtttccatGTATGATTTAgtattagttttcccagtttagttttgttttttgtttcccttCCACGCCAGcaataaaactgtgttttttgagTTTACTTTTTGTCTCTgcgagtttgcgtttgggtcctactcttgcctgcacacagccgtatTGTGACAAGCTGGAcatgaactggaaaaacacAGCATTAGTTTTGAACTTACTGTTTCTGAATTAACTTTATTGTTAACATGCAAAACTACTTCTACTGAAGTACTGGAAATAAATGAGCCAACATTTCTCCAGTAGCACATCCCTTCAGTAAAtgtaaactttattaaaaactgTACAGTTTTCTACTTTTGTATTTACTTTCTATGTCtatgtatttgttgtttttgaccCTAGGGAGAGCCTGTGTAGTTCTCAACTGTTTCAACAGCAGTAGCAAACTACATCTACTATCTTATGAAGTGTCTGTCTGAGATGATTCTTAGATAGCTTAGATAGGTATGCAGAGGACTTtgatgttttccaaaagcataTCAACAATATTAACAGAAATCTTGTTCCCATTAACCAAAATGGAAAAGCACAGCTTGATGGCAGAACACACAGATTGTTTGTTCGATTCACCTATGTTTCCTTTATTCTGTAAATAATGTGTAATATAAACGCTTTTCACATCATGCTGTGTTCCACAGTTGGGGTTTGAGATCAACTGCGGCACTGACAACAAATGTGTCGATGACCTGAAAGTGGATTTCAACTTCACCGGGTGATTATACAACAGACAGGGAAACTTTACCATTCCCCAAGAAAGCGTCAAGGTCTATTATACTTTACACAGAGACAGGGTTCAAATACTCAAGAAGCTGTTTTTTtgacaaaaataataaagaaacacGAAACAAAAGAGGCATCAATCCACTTACACAAAGTTAATCAACAGTATATCAGTTCACCAGTGGGCAAATGGGCTTCTAGATGAAGAGAGCATCAAAAAATCATCAATTCACACATATCTCTTCTCTACACACCTTTACACTAATCTGCAGGTTAAACCAGGGGTGCATAAAAAACCACAGTGCAAATGCCCCCACCAAAGGCACCCAGACACCTCCATTTTAGGCCCCCAGGTtcttaataaaacaaaatacaaaagtcattcatttttcaaaaaGATTAGAAAAACCATCAACTATGGCCTTTCACATACAACACATTCATAAGTGTCATACATTAAAGGGCTCAAAGATTTGACACAATACACAAAGTATAATAAAACATTGTATTTAGCATCCACATTGAAGCACAGCATATATGTTGCGTACTACATATTTTGAATTCTAACATATTGTTGGAattcaacacaaacacatgctatATTTAGCTTATGGAACGTTCAACAACACAGTGCAGTCTGTTTTCCTCTCCCTTTATTCTCATCCTCCTTCATACTCCACAGATCCTCAGAGGTTAAAGTGGGCATGGATGAGCTTTTGGATGTCACAGTCACAGTGGCGAACAGAGGAGAAAACTCCTACAACAGCCGTGTTATTCTCACATATCCAGCTGGACTCTCCTACAGGAAGTTCACCATTCAGCAGGTAAGGCATCAGGATCGAGTCTGTATAAGTTCATCACTGATCTGCTGCTCTTCCAATCCATCCAgcagtcattttattttctaataaaGGGAAGAATTGAGTGCAAGTCCTTGGACAGTAAATTTTTTTCCATAGATTGGAATTCAATCTGCTAAATTCCTCTTGACCAGTACAGCCACTGTGGAGTATGACAAAGAACAATACATCTACTTTTCAACAGGGTCTAACAACAACCCTCCTGTTCGCAAGGTGATTTCAAATTACTTCCTTTTGTTTGAGATGTGCAAGATCTTAAATGTCATCCACATTGTGTCTCTTCATCTCTCAGATTGTAGCAGAGGTAGAAGTGTACCCTAAGCCAGATTTCACTAAAGCCATCATTGGAGGATGCCTGGGAGGGTTGGCTATTCTGGCTTTACTCACTGCTGGCCTGTATAAGGTGAAAGACTCTTCTTACACTTTTTCAATTCATTACACAGCTTTAAGATTTTAAGAGATCATGAccagttaaaaaaatgttaaaggtTTTTATAGTCACTCATATAGTtactttcattcattttttttggaaCTGTAATACacaatttttgcatttttatgttttttccttgCACTTCTAGGCTGGGTTTTTCCAGAGCAAATATAAACAGATGATGAAAGAAAGTGCAGAAGATGGTCCAGGGAATGATGCAAGTGCACTCACAGCAGAATAAGAAAATCACATTTGTAGTTGTACATTTACTGTATATGAAAAATTTAAGGCCCTTCTGATATTTTTCGGAATGGACAGTGTGTGTAGCAATGTCCATACTACCACATTTGATTCAAGAtagcttgttgtgtttgaaatcaCTCCTTTGCTTGCTCATTGACTGTTATCTATAATAGAGGCGCCTAGCTGTGTCCTTCCATTACCTTCAGGAGCAGAAAACTGCTGAAATTAAATCATCCGAGCAGAAAAATACAATTGTCAATCAATGCCTTAAACTTTAGACACCTGAGGACaaaagagacacaaagtctgaaTACTCAAATAAAATGGATGAGATTAAATGTAGTCTGTGAAAGTCCTGTGATGCATTATGTTAGGAAGTTTTCAGagtgactttttattttttgaagaaTCTTACTCTCTAATCTGATCAACAATAAAAGATGTTTTGTCAGCTTTGTGTTGTGAATTTTTACTAATCATCAGTGTTTATCCTGTGCAGCATGT
Encoded proteins:
- the LOC109203262 gene encoding integrin alpha-D-like; the protein is MDELLDVTVTVANRGENSYNSRVILTYPAGLSYRKFTIQQIGIQSAKFLLTSTATVEYDKEQYIYFSTGSNNNPPVRKIVAEVEVYPKPDFTKAIIGGCLGGLAILALLTAGLYKAGFFQSKYKQMMKESAEDGPGNDASALTAE